Genomic DNA from Aminobacterium mobile DSM 12262:
AGAGGGAAGGATAGCAGCAACCATGATTTTGTTGAACGGAACACCTAAAAGGGCAGCCATAACAAATGCCCCTGCGCCCATAATTGGGGGCATAAGCTGTCCTCCAGAGCTGGCAACAGCTTCCACAGCCGCTGCAAAATGGGGTTTATAGCCAATACGTTTCATCAAAGGAATTGTAAAAGAACCTGTAGCATAGACATTAGCCACAGCAGAACCAGAAATAGACCCAAATAAGGCAGAACTGAGCACTGCTATTTTCGCAGGGCCTCCAGCTGCTGTTCCCGTAAAGGCTTGTGCAAACTCCATAAAATATTCGCCAACGCCACTCTTTTCAAGGAACCCTCCAAAAATGAGGAAGATCATGACGAAAGTTGCTGATACTCCCAAAGATGACGAGAAAATCCCCTCATCTGTGAGAAACATCCCTTCAATAATCCTATCAAATTCTGTGGGGACACCACGAAGTGCTGTGGGGAGAAAACTAGCGTCACATACGTAGGTATAGACTGTAAAAATCACTGCTACAATCACAAGAGGCAGCCCTACAATACGGCGCGTTGCTTCCAATAACAATATGATCAGTAACGTACCAAGGACTAATTGGACAGCAGTGAGATCGTCAACACCCTGCATGCGCATCATGATTTGTTCATAGTTCATTATAATATACAAACCCGGAATAGCTGAGGCTACAGCTAATATCCAATCGTACCAAGGGACTTTTATTTCAGGAAGCTGGCCTTTTTTTAAAGATTTGAAGGGATAGATCACGAAAGCCATAGGCAACACCCAAGTGAGGTGAATTGCCCGTTGGAGGTAGGCCTCAAAAGATCCAAAAACAGCTGTGTAGAGATGAAAAAATCCCATAGCTAGAATGTAGACATATAGAACCTTTGCCACAATGCCATCAAGTTTTCTCATTAAAAAACAACCTCCTCTCCAACAAAACATGAACGATAAAGGCGGGCTTGAAGCCCGCCTTTAGTTGTCAAGAATGTGCAACATCCCCTAATTTTATTTCGCAGCGACCTCTGCCCAGTATTTCATAGCTCCGGAATGACTTTTAATAGGAGCTGCAGGAATTGCTGTCGCAGGATTTAACTCCTTCATATCTACAACAGCCTTAGATAGAGTTTCTTGGTTTTCATACATTGTTTTGCAGAGATCATAAACAATTTTTTCATCCAAGTCGTTACGTACCACGATGCAGGTGTAGTCTCCTACCACCTTAATAGGCGTATCGGTAACTGACTTATAGATACCAGGATCTACCGTAAATGTTACAGTACCGTAGACTGATCCCACCTTATCGAGAGTTTCTTGTTCCATTCCCAATATAACGATATCGGTCTGGCTCTCAATTTGCATAACAATAGAAGCAATTTTGCCCACTGAGAAGGCAAATACATCTAGATGATTATCGGCAATGAGATCTGCTCCACCAGAGTAAGAAGCATACTCTACAGAGCCACCCCATTCTTTAAGAGCTTCGCGGTAGTCAAGCCCAAAGCCAGACTTAAAAATGCCATTGACGATGAACTCAGATCCTGTACCAGTCTTCAACGTAGCAAAACGAGTTGGGATTTTCCGAGCTACCAGATCATCCAAGGATTTTATGTTATGTTTTTCTACAAAATCTTTGCGAGCAATAAAATAGGTATATTGAGTGTATAGGTTTGCTAAGATCGTCGCATTGTCAACGGGAGTTTCGAAAGGAGCACCAGCGCCTTTCTGGGCTACGGCAACCATGGACGTATTAGAGAAACCCAGATCGCCTTTGCCCTTATCAGCATTGATAATATTGGCAACAGCACCACCTGTGATACTCGTCGTAGGGATTGTGTCATGGGACCAGAGATCAGCTAGGGCACCACCTAGAGCAAACCAGTTGCCTCCCGGAGGTCCCGCCATAAAACGAAGCTGAGACGGAGAATCAGCAGCAGCCATTGAAGCCGTAAGCATACAGAATAAGGCAAGGCAGAAAACGATGAACTTTTTCAATTAAGACCCTCCCTTTTAGATTTGAAGAAAGTAACAATAAATCCCAATTGTTTTACTTCCTCCTGTATTTAATGAGGAATATATCTTTCTTCAGAGGTATTGTCAATTCAATTGTTTGTACTTTTTAGAGCCCCTTTAACTGCTATTGCCAGAAAAAAGGGAGGGACCTACCAGCCACCACCACCGCCCCCGCCACCACCGCCCCCGGCGAAACCGCCGCCACCCCTTCCGCTAGAAGAGCCCGGCACTACAGAAGACGAGGCGATGGAATTAGCCACAGATGATGTGATATCAGATATTCCTTCTCCGGTATAAAAAATAGAAGCGTCTTTCCCCACA
This window encodes:
- a CDS encoding TAXI family TRAP transporter solute-binding subunit, translating into MKKFIVFCLALFCMLTASMAAADSPSQLRFMAGPPGGNWFALGGALADLWSHDTIPTTSITGGAVANIINADKGKGDLGFSNTSMVAVAQKGAGAPFETPVDNATILANLYTQYTYFIARKDFVEKHNIKSLDDLVARKIPTRFATLKTGTGSEFIVNGIFKSGFGLDYREALKEWGGSVEYASYSGGADLIADNHLDVFAFSVGKIASIVMQIESQTDIVILGMEQETLDKVGSVYGTVTFTVDPGIYKSVTDTPIKVVGDYTCIVVRNDLDEKIVYDLCKTMYENQETLSKAVVDMKELNPATAIPAAPIKSHSGAMKYWAEVAAK